GACAGCCCCGAGAAACACCCGGATGGGCGCATTGATCCGGTTGACGATAAACGAGGGAACATCCTTTTCGACGCGAATCGGTTCTTTCCCCAGCTTGCGGCAGACTTCACAGGCCGTCTGCATCGTCTCTTCCGTCGTCTTCTCGCCCCGGATGACCTCCACCAGCTTCATCAGCACGACCGGATTGAAAAAATGGACGCCGACGACGCGTTCCGGACGGCGGGTGACGCTGGCAATGTCACTGATGCTCATGTTGGACGTGTTGGTGCCCAGGATCGCCGTTTCAGGAGCCAGCTGATCCAGCTTCTGAAACACCTCCTGCTTGATCTTCAACACCTCCGGCACCGCCTCAATCACAAACTGCGCCGCGGATACCGCTTCGGAGAGATCCGTGGTCGGATGGAGCAGCTGCCGGCTGCGCTCGTGCGTGTCCGCATCGATCTTGCCCTTTTCCGCCAGTTTGGCGAGGCTGTCATGGATCCGCTTGACCCCTCGATCCAGGTATTCCTGCTTGATATCGTACAGATGCACGCGGTATCCGGCCAAAAGCGCTACCTCGGCAATCCCGTGTCCCATATCGCCCGCTCCGATGACGGCAACCTGTTGGATCTCTGCTGCATTGTACATGATGGTACCTCCTGCCTCTCTTGTTCTCGATTTGTCAAATCCCGTCACGCTTGCTCTGGCTCAGCGCATAAGCGTGCTCCATCAACAATGTAACCCGTTCACCGTAGGTGGCAAAGCGCTCGTCCTGCGTCTGCCCGTTTTTCCAGCGGAAATAGATCTGCTGCACGATCACCGCCAGCTTGAAATAGGCAAAGGTCAAGTAAAAGTGCATGTTTCTGACATCCCTTCCCGACCGTGACGCATACCGCTGGATAAACTCTTCGCGGCTTAAAAATCCGGGCATCGTGGTCACCGATCCCACGCCTTTTTTCAGCGGTTCCGGATCATTCTCCTCGAGCCAATAGCCCAGGGCCACCCCCAAATCAAACAGGGGATCGGCGATGGTCGACATCTCCCAGTCCAGCACCGCCACCGGGCGTTCCAGATCGGGTGAAAAGAGAACATTGTTCAACTTGTAATCATTGTGAATAATCGCGGCATCCTGAGATGGCGGGATGTGATCGGCCAGCCATTGCGTCAGGCGGTCCACCACTGGGATATCATCCGTCTTGGCGCGCTGGTAGCGGCCAATCCAGCCCTCCACCTGGCGCCTGAGAAAGCCTTCCGGGCGACCGAAATCCTCCAGGCCGGCAGCCCGCACGTCCACCGCGTGAAGCTCGGCGAGGGTATCCACCATCTGCTCGGAAATTTGCCGGCAGCGTTCCGCCGTCACCTCGACGCCGGGCGGAAAGGTTTTGTCGATCACCACCCCCCGGCGGCGCTCCATGAGGTAAAAAGGGGCGCCGATCACCGATTCGTCATCACAAAAGAGATACGG
This genomic stretch from Bacillus thermozeamaize harbors:
- a CDS encoding aminoglycoside phosphotransferase; the protein is MGGTIPVRPGEEFDKEAVRTYILAHLEGVPDEPLEVEQFPTGASNLTYLIRMGDWEAVLRRPPFGPLPPKAHDMKRESEFLRRLHPVFPLAPRPYLFCDDESVIGAPFYLMERRRGVVIDKTFPPGVEVTAERCRQISEQMVDTLAELHAVDVRAAGLEDFGRPEGFLRRQVEGWIGRYQRAKTDDIPVVDRLTQWLADHIPPSQDAAIIHNDYKLNNVLFSPDLERPVAVLDWEMSTIADPLFDLGVALGYWLEENDPEPLKKGVGSVTTMPGFLSREEFIQRYASRSGRDVRNMHFYLTFAYFKLAVIVQQIYFRWKNGQTQDERFATYGERVTLLMEHAYALSQSKRDGI